The following proteins are co-located in the Pseudomonadota bacterium genome:
- the xseB gene encoding exodeoxyribonuclease VII small subunit produces MKFEEGLKKLEGIVKTLDEGNISLDEALNLFKEGLSLTKDLSKRLDEIEKKVEILIRKEDGSTEKKSFLQEEI; encoded by the coding sequence GGACTTAAAAAACTCGAAGGCATAGTAAAAACGCTTGATGAGGGTAATATCTCCCTTGATGAGGCGCTGAATCTTTTTAAAGAAGGGCTTTCTTTAACGAAAGATCTCTCGAAAAGACTTGATGAAATTGAAAAGAAGGTTGAAATTCTCATAAGAAAAGAAGACGGCTCAACAGAAAAGAAGTCATTCCTCCAGGAAGAAATATAA